The DNA segment CTTTATTGTAGGACATTTTCTACCTTGAAAAtcaaaaggaatatgaaaataaaaaagctgcTAGGAAGAGGAGAACACAAGTGTTGGGAAAAAAGATGAAGCAAGCTATTAAAAGTCTGAATTTTCAAGAAGACGATGATACATCTCGAGAGACTTTTGCAAGTGACACAAATGAGGCCCTGGCCTCTCTTGATGAATCACAGGAAGGACACGGAGAAACAAAGCTGGATGCAGAGGAAGCCATTGAGGTTGATCATTCTCACGATTTAGACATCTTTTAGTACATTTTGTGTACTTCTCAACTAGTGTAATAAACCATTTCTACTGAGAttgctttattttactttgcaCTGATGAACATGAAAATCtggagagaaaacttttttttttaaataaatgagtataTAGGGAGATGGATGTGAttgataagaacatttaaaacttCCTGATGTCTGACAAAATACTGAAAAGTGTATAGCAGAGGATTTAATTTCTCAGTCTGTTGCATGTACTAATTATTACTAGTTGATCAGTTTTGTCCAAGTCATTATAACATGCCATCCAGAAGTTTTTCTGATTTATCTTTGCAGTGAATTATGATTGATTTCAAAACATTCCATTAAAAGATCCTAATATGATGTAAATTGTtaagctattataaatatattcacatttagTTTTTCTGTGTTCTGAGAACTCTTAGGCAGTTTTAATGATAGAGACTAAAATTAAGTATACTAGTGGCTCTTCCCACTTACTTGTTTGTCCAGAAGTAAATAAACATCAGAAGCATTTCAAATAAGTATTGTTTCTTAACGTTATTTTTGACTTCTTATTAGTTACCTGGGTCATATACTAAATTCTGAAAATGATCCATACCTACATAATtacaataccatttaaaaaattcccagtGGTGGCCTGCCTAAGATTGTTTTACCTTATGTTAAGGAAGTTaggtattaaaaatgttttgtctgcatgatgttttaaaattattcattttaatttaaagaaataaagatagtTTACTTAAGATAATTCTAAGAATTGACTATAGTTTTCAAAATAGGCTAAGCAAAAATATGTAGGAAGCAGTTAATAACTTTTCTTTGCAGCAATGTACTTGAAGTCTTTTCAGTAGTTTCTGAAATACATGATCATTGAAGTTGGATCTAAGTAAGcaaggaaagaggaaagtggtttttggttgctttttgtcataagaatgcaaaaataaaattggagttttGGCAGTCTTTAATGGGTTTCAAGCGACTTTTTTAATCACatgttcagagttcccgttgtggcttagcagtagcaaacccagctagtatcccccacctgctcagtgggttaaggatccaaagttgctgtgaactgtgatgaaggttgcagacccagctaggatcccatgttgctgtgtctgtggtgtaggctggtggctacagctccaatttgacccctgtcctgggaacttccatatgctgcacctgtggccctaaaaagaccaaaaaaaaaaaaaaaaagtcgtagAATTGTTATAgtcaaggaaagaaatattttaagtaggtAACTATTTAAATATTGTCCCTGATatttaaccttttatttatttgaagaatttttaaaaattgaagtacattAACTCAcaacattacattagtttcaggtttacaatgtagtgattcagtgtttttgtacattgcaaaatgatcaccatggtcCTTGAGACTGTGAGGTGATTTTAAAGATATAGCATATTAGGAAAGataattaacattcagaaatagaaaTGCCACATACCCATGTAAATACTGCAAATTTTTCTACTGAAAGTTacaaggttttgtgtgtgtgtgtgtgtgtgtgtgtgtgtgtgtgttttgggtttttttgtttgttggggatttttttgtggtggcacatggaagttcccaggccaggagttgaatcagagctgcagctgccctacacagctcgtggcaacactggattcgtaacccactaagcaaggccagggattgaacctgcattcagatttttgttgttgctttttagagccgcatccttggcgtatggaggtttccaggctaggggttgaatcagagctacagctgctggcctacaccacagcaacgcaggatccgagccttgtctgtgacctacgccacagctcaccgaaacaccagatccttaatccactgagcaagaccagggatcgaacctgcaacctcatggttcccagtcagattcatttccactgcaccatgacaagaatTCCTGcattcagatttttaacccactgagccataagaagAACGCcaaaatgacagtttttaaaggttgtgAATGCCTGAGGCTACTTCATATTCAGTGGATTGCCCCTCCTCTTCACCTGCACAGATTTCAAACTTATATATAGAAACCAAGCCTTTGATTTTTAAGGTTATTTTGACTATCCAGATCTAGGAATATCTCTCACAAACTATtgccagatatatatatatatatactcagttAGTCCTCTCACCAAACTGCAGTATATTGCAGTCATCCTTCCTGCTCAGCCTAACATTTCCCTATTTAGGAAAATGTTTCCTAGTTAGGCTCTTGGACTAACAGCTATAACCCTCCATGTCTGGTCTAGAAATTCAAGTGCTCAGCCTCACTCATTAACCTTTATTACAatgagttttgggagttcctattgtggcacagtggagccgaatccaactaggaaccatgggttgagcgttcgatctctggcctctctcagtggcttaaggatacgGCTTTGCTGACATCTGTGGTggaggccgcagacacagcttggatctggtatgagctgtggtgtaggccagcagctgtagctccaattagaccccccaggctaggaacctccatgtgccccgggtgcggacctaaaaaaaaaaaaaatgagttttgtaATCTAAAATACTCAGCAATATAACTCAAATCTTAGaggataaaatgtattaaattggTTTAGGTTTAGGCAAGTTTGATTTATTCTCTTCAAGTGTATCCAGGTATTGAATGAAACAAATGGGACACATAACAACCATGTGTTGTATTTAGAGGGAAATCAGCTAAGGGTAAATAGTGTTAATACAAAGTGATTATTTGTGAATAATAATTATTTAGTCCAATATAGTTTTCTAGGATCTTTGTCAAATTTGTAGTATGTCTACAAGCATTCTCATTTTTCTAATCGTTCATGATAAGAATGGTGGTATACtcaaaggttattttaaaaactgaaaataggagttcccgtcatggcgcagtggttaatgaatccaactaggaaccatgaggttgcaggttcgatccctggccttgctcagtgggttaaggatctggtgttgccgtgagctgtggtgtaggtcgcagatgtggctcggatcccgcattggctgtggctctggtgtaggcaggcagctacagctccgattcgacccctagcctgggaactccatatgccacaggagcggccctagaaaaggcaaaaagacaaaaataaaatggctaaaattaaaaaaaaaaaaaagaaaagaaatggctgaatacatttaaaaaaaaaaaaaaaacactgaaaatagctCTAAGTGCCACGCTTAACTGCTAGAGGAACTGCTGTGGGTTGCTATGAAGTTAGCAAAACATTGTTACATCTGAGGCAGCAATAGCATCATAATTAGACCAGTAGGTTAGTGAAGTTCTAGATGAGAATTCCTGTCCTACTGGCAGTCATGACTTCAGGCAAAGACACTTGGCCTGTCTTACCTAAACTTAACAGCAACTCTTCTGAGGAGAATTTATATAAGTCTGCTCATAAGTGAGGACTTAATGGTTCTGGGGCTTGGGGTGGAGTTTtgggaggttttgtttgttttttatcatcTTGGAGCCACACAGATGAGGACACTTGGCATCGGTATAAAAAGTTGTATGTTCCAGAGCCAAACAATATGAGTGCAGGGAAAGCACGTCTGACCTGAGTGGAGGGCCTGTACTAAATTCAGAAGTTAAACTCGTTACTGTTTTTGGTGACCAGCCAGAAATTCCTTTAGGCTATGAGTAGGCCTGAGACACATGATGGTGGGCTGCCTTGCCGCTTCAAATCAGGCCAAAATGCACATCATAGCAAATTGTAAAGGACAGATATCTAGCCCACATGTTTGATCTTAGTGATAACTCGGGGATTTAATGGGTTGGTTATCTACTAGGCGACCCTCAAAGTGACGCAGCTCTGTGCTGGGGTCTGAACGTCAATGGGCACAACAAAACTGCCTTCATTCCCTAAAAGGACGCTAAAATGATTATCTTTAGCTCACAAGatgtcttttttcttgctttcctaaTTTTCAGGTTTGAGGCAATTCATTTGCCACGGTTTTCATTAAAGCAAGGGCTCATCCCAAGATATTATGTAATGccttggaaagaaaatatgaaattcagGAAGGTGAATCTGAAGGTATTTTCCTATATAaggatttataatttaaaaattaagatctatactatttaatattttctgtgaCTAGACATATAACTGCAAAAGctatttggaaatttatttttcatttttcccagctttattgaggaataatAGACAAATATGACTGTGTGTATTTAAAgttacaatgtgatgatttgatatacattgtGGAATGATTATCAGTTCACGATAATTAACACATTCATCCCCTCACATAGTTAAGTCTTTTTGCTTGTATTGAAACTGCTTCAGATTATCAAGATCAAGAGAATTAACACATTCATCCCCTCAGATAGTTGTCTTTTTGCTTGTAGTGAGACTGCTTCAGATCTACTCTGAACATCTTTCAAGTATGCAATactgtattattaactatagtcactgtgCTGAACATTAGACCCTTAGaatttttcgttttgttttgtttgtttgtttgttttggccacactcgaggcatgtggaagttcacaggccagggatccaacaggGATCAACCCGAGTCACGgcagtggcagcactggatccttaatccactatgccacaagggaactcctagcctagAACTTATTCTttaaactggaagtttgtgcccttgtcttatttttctttcccccagGCCCTGGTAACCACCTTTCTATTCTGACAGCAACTATTTGATGTGCCTTCTCATAAACTTgtaagaaaaagttaaatagtATATAGTCAAGGAACCCAATCACAAagttaaaatagataaattgaacaATTTTAGAACTATGTGTCTACCTTTTCCTCTACCTAATGCCAATTCACAGTTGTTAGGAAGCTCATCAGAAGTTGGCACCACAAAGTCTCCACTGTGTCACAgagtgttaagaatccaactgcagcatatcaggtcactgcagagacacaggttccatccccagcccagcacagtggttaaagggtctggtgttgttgcagctgtggctcagattcagtctctggcctggcctgggaacttccatatgccacaaatagggccatttaaaggaaaaaaaaaaaaattacacttggagttcccattgtggctcagtggaaacaaacccaactagtatccatgagaacaccgtttcaatccctggccccgctcagtgggttaaggatctggcgttgccgtgagctgtggtgtagtttgtagcagaggcttggatcccgagtggctgtggtgtaggccggaagctgcaactctgatttgacccctagcctgagaacgtctatgtgctgagggtgtggccctgagaagcaaaaataaaaaaggaagaagtaggcACCACTAATATTAAAGCTACAGTCAAAGCGTATATTTTTAGAGTTGTACCGCACAGTCAAGTTGAGAGCTAGGGCAACAGTTTGGCTAGATTCACAGATAAGACTTCTTAGCCATTCAACACTCCTATTCAGTAGTTAatagtttcaaaacattttccaaattcaGATTGACCATTCACTTGTTTCTTTAAAGGAGAAtagaatattttgtaataattagaTTTTAAGAGGATATTTTAGGTTGAGATTCCTACAAATGTGTTCATATAACTAATTTgcaaatttctttttgtcttttatttttttttcgggccgtacctgcggcatatggaagttcccagcctaggggtcaaatcagagctgcagcttccagcctacaccacagcacacggccacaccagatccttaacccactcagggaggcgagggattgaacccgagtcctcatgggtactagtcaggtttgttaaccactgagccacgatgggaattccgaaGAACCGTTTTGAATGCATTAAAACATTGTATTATTCTTGACCTTACTCTTTAGAGCTATAAATTCAGTATgatgttttcctaattttttcccTTCTGCAACTTAATTGACATGGcctaacaatttttaaaatataattagggACTGGCATATGGAGCAGTCTACCTTACAGAGTAAAAGTGAAAGTGAGAATTAAAATGAAGTGAAGGTACACTAAATTCTAGGTATGTTTTCCTTCTAATATCATCTCTAGCATCTCAAGATGATATAACAAATGATATTAGGAGTTGGTAGGTgcgaactattacattcagaGTGGGCAAGCAGTGAGGTCTCGCTGTATAGtgcaggaaactatatccaatcacttgtaatggaatatgatagaagataatatgagaaaatgtatatataactgtgtcactttgctatacagcagaaattgacagaactttgtaagtcaactataattttaaaagtttttaacaaTGAAATCACAGCATAGGAGAGATGGAGCTACACCCGAAGACCAGGCCAGACTGCTGTTCAGTAGCATGCAAGAATAAGAAATAGATATACAGTTAAGACAATAACCTCGAGTAGCTGTTATTTATCCAGAGCAGTTTCAGTAATAGCTGCATACTATAGAGATATTTAACTTGGTAGTTGGCAAAAGCTTTTTCATTCCCATATAATGTTTTATTCAACGCTCAAAAACTCCCTTAATATCCCATTTTATattgagaaaactgagtctcCTGATGGGTAAATGACTTGTCCTGTCTAAGTAGGATGCTAAAGTTCCTTAATCTATCTTTTTGGGCCCCAGTTCATAGCACTCACTCTTACTGGTGGTCAGAAGACACCAGAGATCATTGCTTTCAAAAAAGGGTAGTGCTTTGCCCACTAGACCTGCTTTCTCAACAGGAACAGTTAGAAAAACTATTGGGCAACATCCATCTTAATCTAATTAAATGATGTTTGGTGTGATatatagcagttttttttttttttttctcttagcatGCAGAAGCATGTAGGATCCATGCCGGCCCTTTAGAAGATACTCTGTTTTTGAATCACAGCGAAAGGCTTTGCCATGGGGAGGACCGTAAAGTCGTCTCGAAGAAAGGCCCACCAGAAATAAAAATCGCAGATATGCCTTTGCATTCACCTCTTTCCAGATACCAAAGCACTGTGATTTCCCTCGGCTTCAGGAGGCGACTGGTCTGATGAAAGAATAAAACGATAAGAGTATttcagtctctccctctctctctcccataaATGTTTAAGTCCTTGTACATTTGTATTTTGCCTACAGTTTATTCAGTTTGTTCAAGGGCTATAAGTCAAAGCGTACTTTTTACATTATAATAGCTTAGAAGGGAAATGGACTTTTaataagggaactcctgatctttacCTGTTAGAGATATTGTGATATTATAGAAATGAGAGGTAAAAATTCTTCAAGGCCTCTGTAGTTAACAAATTTCAAATAGAGTATTTCATCAGCAAAGGGGAGCTTAAACCCTTTGTGTACCCTCATCAGTACCTTGCACTTTACTGAGCCTCAGAGGAATTTCATCTGAtacataaaatttggaaaattgaaatagaaaaaaaacaagggagaacatatttaaagaggaaaaaactaTCTTTGCCagggaaaaattaaaagccatCATTAAAGCACTTTAGAAAGCATAGACTTTGGAATTAGGCTGACCCGGGTTTGAACTCTGACTCTACTACTAACTGTGGCTTCAAGGAAGCCCCATGTACCATATCCCTGTCCCTCagttctcatctggaaaatagtCTGTTAGTTGtcatataaagtgcttagcatgACACTAAAGAACAAAGTTTGGATTTTTATTAGGCCTGTGGATAGACATATGGATTggattttgagttaaattttggcCATATCATGGCTAACTTATTTGCAACGTAGCTTTCTCCAAGAGGAAGAATAAAGGAGGAGCAGGAAATAGAAAATCCCCTCAAATGGGAGGAGGAAGTTTCTTCACCCACCATCTTGGTTTTAGGTACCtttgctaagaaaaaagaaaaaaaaaatcacatttctaatttcttttaggGACTAGGCTAGAATTTCTATTCTGAACTGCATCATTCAAATAATTGTCTCACCAGGAGTCTTACATGAATCAGTCGAGCTCTTCATCTACCCGACTCTTATCTTTTCAGACCTACTCTTTTCTCCTGACTTTATTCCCAACAGTTACCTAACATCAGAAATTACCATCAACTAAAAACGTCTCCATGTTCTCGTTCTCTGTGTCTTGGAAAtcaccctctcctcccccaaaaCCATGCAATCGTATGTGTTCCTTGTAGGTGGGTTGTGGTGTCTTTAACAGCTCTTGCCTCTTTCATTCCCATGAGGAGTACTCTCCTCCTTGTACCATGTGTCTTATGATAATGTTCCAATTTGTTGCCCCTTCTCTCAGCTTTCCCATAAATATATGGAGACAGTTCAGTTAATCCTTCATGTTGTTACTAGAGCCACCTGGCTAAAGTCTCCTGTAatcctttcctcttcctgctcAAAAATCATTCATGAAAAGTTCTGAAGTTGgatgtggtgatggctgcacaacagtTTGAATGAACTTAATGCCACggaattaacactttttttttttgccttttctagggccactccctcggcatatggaggttcccaggctaggggtcgaattggagctgtagccgctggcctccgccagagccacagcaatgcgggatccgagccacatctgcgacctacaccacagctcatggcaacaccagatccttaacccactgagcaaagccagggatcgaacccccaacctcatggttcctagtcggattcgttaaccactgtgccatgacgggaactccagaactaacACTTTGAAAGggttaaaatggtcaattttatgcCATGATCACACCCACAAAAACCCATTCATGATCCACACACCCAGAGCATAATGTTATAAAAGGACGGTCGCCATCTAAGCCCACTCAATCTTCAT comes from the Phacochoerus africanus isolate WHEZ1 chromosome 4, ROS_Pafr_v1, whole genome shotgun sequence genome and includes:
- the TEX43 gene encoding testis-expressed protein 43; the encoded protein is MRIPVLLAVMTSGKDTWPVLPKLNSNSSEENLYKSAHKFEAIHLPRFSLKQGLIPRYYVMPWKENMKFRKVNLKHAEACRIHAGPLEDTLFLNHSERLCHGEDRKVVSKKGPPEIKIADMPLHSPLSRYQSTVISLGFRRRLV